One genomic region from Skermania piniformis encodes:
- a CDS encoding globin domain-containing protein, giving the protein MTDIDLDAIERSWPKVVAVGDEATQYFYSHLFLAHPEVRDMFPISMSAQRDRFFRALGTIVSDVRKHGTQTDFVRQLGRDHRRYQTIPEHYGAVEGSFIATLRHFLGAEWTEELAASWAGAYQLIANSMVDAAEDDEHTAPAWWDAEVLASQRRTIEVAVHTIRPTQQYSYQPGQSFALEVEKRPKLWRYFSPANAPRPDGAIELHVQAVAGGQVSGLFARAMPVGEKVKIGAPVGVSLTLPVEHTGDIVMVAGGTGLAPLRALTEQFTNRWRTTGSGPQVHMYVGARETWHLYDSNYLNALAKQPWFHYTPVVSGDPNYPGQTGMVGEVAARERPWSDRPQTALVCGSTAMVSGTIEALRATGYPEEAIRVEDFGAIGWDDHEAAGDGV; this is encoded by the coding sequence ATGACCGACATCGATCTCGATGCGATCGAGCGCAGTTGGCCGAAGGTCGTTGCGGTGGGCGACGAGGCGACGCAGTACTTCTACTCCCACCTTTTTCTCGCGCATCCCGAGGTGCGCGACATGTTTCCGATATCGATGTCCGCGCAGCGGGACCGGTTCTTCCGGGCTCTGGGCACGATCGTCTCCGACGTCCGCAAGCACGGGACACAAACGGACTTCGTCCGTCAGTTGGGCCGCGATCACCGCCGCTACCAGACGATTCCGGAGCATTACGGCGCGGTCGAAGGTTCGTTCATCGCGACTCTGCGGCATTTCCTCGGCGCGGAGTGGACCGAGGAACTGGCGGCATCCTGGGCCGGTGCCTATCAGTTGATCGCCAACTCGATGGTCGACGCCGCCGAGGACGACGAACACACGGCGCCGGCATGGTGGGACGCCGAGGTGCTGGCCTCGCAACGGCGCACGATCGAAGTGGCGGTACATACGATCCGGCCGACGCAGCAATACAGCTACCAGCCCGGCCAGTCCTTCGCGCTCGAGGTGGAGAAGCGTCCCAAACTCTGGCGCTATTTTTCTCCCGCCAACGCGCCGCGGCCCGACGGTGCGATCGAGTTGCACGTGCAGGCGGTGGCCGGCGGTCAGGTGAGCGGGCTGTTTGCTCGCGCGATGCCGGTTGGCGAAAAGGTGAAGATCGGCGCGCCGGTCGGTGTTTCGTTGACCTTGCCGGTGGAGCACACCGGCGACATCGTGATGGTGGCCGGCGGCACCGGCCTGGCGCCGTTGCGGGCGTTGACCGAGCAGTTCACCAACCGGTGGCGCACCACCGGATCAGGGCCGCAGGTGCACATGTATGTCGGGGCGCGCGAGACCTGGCACCTTTACGACAGCAATTACCTCAACGCGTTGGCCAAGCAGCCCTGGTTCCACTACACACCCGTGGTCTCCGGTGACCCCAATTATCCGGGGCAGACCGGCATGGTCGGCGAGGTGGCGGCCCGAGAACGGCCGTGGTCGGATCGGCCGCAGACAGCGTTGGTATGCGGGTCGACAGCGATGGTGTCCGGGACGATCGAGGCGCTGCGCGCGACCGGATACCCGGAGGAAGCGATTCGTGTCGAGGACTTCGGCGCAATCGGATGGGATGACCACGAAGCAGCTGGGGACGGGGTGTAA
- a CDS encoding DivIVA domain-containing protein gives MPMTPEELANVGFRKSPLGRRGYDEREVDTFVDRLRSEYLTLQGRYVRMSRTQLWEDSRSDLVDENAELAEQVRRLRLELELERGTDDEVSQLRRELAEAKQENARLIAESEKDLRGISDRAVHLMSKAQLSADATVEAAERHARELVLDARDQYRDILRRARKSAQHATDELAAAPVPVPVDGRPVPEIEYVRTYTRIARLQLRSVVDALSAEIDKLADLPRLPSGEVPALRSGISDQTALEAIDGVVQRRSESA, from the coding sequence ATGCCGATGACACCAGAGGAATTGGCCAACGTCGGTTTCCGGAAATCGCCGCTGGGGCGCCGGGGATACGACGAACGTGAGGTGGATACCTTCGTCGACCGGTTGCGTTCGGAGTACCTGACCTTGCAGGGACGCTACGTTCGGATGTCCCGAACGCAGCTCTGGGAGGACTCTCGCTCCGATCTGGTCGACGAGAACGCCGAGCTGGCCGAGCAGGTGCGGCGGCTGCGGCTGGAGCTGGAGCTGGAACGCGGCACCGACGACGAGGTATCCCAACTGCGGCGCGAACTCGCCGAGGCGAAGCAGGAGAACGCCCGCCTGATCGCGGAATCGGAGAAGGATCTGCGCGGGATCAGCGACCGCGCGGTACACCTGATGTCCAAGGCACAGCTGTCTGCGGACGCGACTGTCGAGGCTGCGGAGCGCCACGCCCGCGAGCTTGTACTCGATGCGCGGGATCAGTACCGCGACATCTTGCGCCGGGCCCGTAAGTCGGCCCAGCACGCGACCGACGAGCTGGCTGCAGCGCCGGTCCCGGTTCCGGTCGACGGCCGACCGGTGCCGGAGATCGAATACGTGCGCACCTACACCCGCATCGCGCGGTTGCAGCTGCGTTCGGTGGTCGATGCTCTCTCGGCCGAGATCGACAAGCTCGCCGATCTGCCGAGGCTGCCGTCCGGCGAGGTACCGGCGCTGCGCTCCGGGATCTCCGATCAGACCGCGCTGGAGGCGATCGACGGTGTCGTGCAACGGCGGTCGGAGTCGGCCTAG
- a CDS encoding CDP-alcohol phosphatidyltransferase family protein encodes MTPAPLRTPVRLLPSILTILSLCSGMSAVKFALDGAPTIAIALIGAAAVFDTLDGRLARLLDATSKMGAELDSLSDSIAFGVAPALVLYWTLLHQQPFGWIIALVFTVSIVLRLARFNALMDDDNRPSWAREYFVGVPAPAGALIALLPIVLAEQFGAGWWSSPIATSAWTLFTAALVVSRIPTFAMKSVSVPPQAAAGLLLAVALAAAALTVYPLMLLVVLTVLYLAHIPFAIHSQRWVAARPEAWEHKPAERRAQRRAIRRASPRRRSTAQLRLRRPRS; translated from the coding sequence ATGACACCGGCACCGTTGCGCACCCCGGTGCGACTGCTGCCGAGCATCCTGACCATCCTGTCGCTGTGCTCGGGCATGTCTGCGGTGAAGTTCGCGCTCGACGGTGCCCCGACGATCGCGATCGCCCTGATCGGCGCCGCAGCGGTCTTCGACACGCTGGACGGTCGGCTCGCCCGCCTGTTGGACGCCACCTCCAAGATGGGCGCCGAACTGGACTCGCTGTCCGATTCGATCGCCTTCGGAGTCGCTCCGGCTCTGGTGCTGTACTGGACACTCCTGCATCAACAGCCGTTCGGCTGGATCATCGCGCTGGTGTTCACCGTGAGCATCGTGCTGCGGCTGGCCCGGTTCAACGCGCTGATGGACGACGACAACCGGCCGAGCTGGGCCCGGGAGTACTTCGTCGGAGTGCCCGCACCGGCCGGCGCGTTGATCGCGCTGCTGCCGATCGTGCTGGCGGAACAGTTCGGTGCCGGCTGGTGGTCGTCCCCGATCGCCACCAGCGCCTGGACCCTGTTCACCGCGGCGCTGGTCGTCAGCCGTATCCCGACCTTCGCGATGAAGTCGGTGTCGGTGCCGCCGCAGGCCGCCGCCGGGCTGCTACTGGCGGTGGCACTGGCCGCCGCCGCGCTGACGGTGTACCCGTTGATGCTGCTGGTCGTGCTCACCGTGCTGTATCTGGCACACATTCCGTTCGCGATCCACTCGCAACGTTGGGTCGCCGCCCGGCCGGAAGCCTGGGAACACAAGCCCGCCGAACGCCGGGCACAGCGCCGAGCCATCCGCCGCGCGTCGCCGCGCCGCCGGTCCACCGCGCAACTGCGGTTGCGGCGGCCGCGCAGCTGA
- a CDS encoding AAA family ATPase yields the protein MAELALTARLNTSAADTRRGVVRLHPEALTALGLREWDGIALLGGRRTAAVVGFAAPGTPAGTALLDDVTMSNAGIGENATVVVRPATVYGARQVTVRGSALATRSIPATTLRQALLGKVVSVGDAVSLLPRDLGPGTSSAATTQALSRTFGVAWTSELLTVTGTDPGGEPVSVQPNTAVIWADGTDPVSPPPPARDEPPVADVPVTDLVGAQEQAAKLSEWLTLALDEPELLRTLGAAPHLGVLITGPAGVGKATLARAVTTGRHVVELDGPTVGAAEIGARQHRVADAVAGLTGRSGVLLITDIDALLPAVAEPVGTLILEQLRAAVRTPGVALIATTAHPEQLDDRLRAPDLCDRELALGLPDAATRRALLELLLRKVPTEALQLDEIAARAPGYVVADLAALCREAALRAASRASQEHTEPALRQADLLGALAVIRPLSRSGSEELAIGSVSLDDVGDMVETKQALTEAVLWPLRHPDSFARLGIDPPRGVLLYGPPGCGKTFLVRALASTGQLSVHAVKGAELMDKWVGSSEKAVRELFQRARNSAPSLVFLDEVDALAPRRGQTGDSGVSDRVVAALLTELDGVEPLRDVVVLGATNRPDLIDPALLRPGRLERLVFVAPPDAAARADILRTAARSVPLDADVDLAGLAAELAGYSAADCAALLREAALTAMRRSLDAADVTAADVAAARAVVRPSLDPVQVEALRRYADQRS from the coding sequence ATGGCCGAACTCGCCCTGACCGCCCGCCTGAACACCTCCGCCGCCGACACCCGACGCGGCGTGGTACGACTGCACCCGGAGGCGCTGACCGCGCTGGGCCTGCGGGAATGGGACGGCATCGCACTACTCGGCGGCCGCCGCACCGCGGCCGTCGTCGGGTTCGCCGCGCCCGGCACACCCGCCGGCACCGCGCTGTTGGACGACGTCACCATGTCCAACGCCGGGATCGGCGAGAACGCCACGGTCGTGGTCCGCCCGGCCACGGTGTACGGCGCACGGCAGGTGACCGTGCGCGGATCAGCGCTGGCCACCCGGTCGATCCCGGCCACCACGCTGCGGCAGGCGTTGCTCGGCAAGGTGGTTTCGGTCGGCGATGCGGTGTCCCTGCTTCCCCGTGATCTGGGCCCGGGCACCAGCTCCGCCGCGACCACCCAGGCACTGTCGCGTACCTTCGGCGTCGCCTGGACCTCCGAGTTGCTGACCGTCACCGGCACCGATCCCGGCGGCGAGCCGGTCAGCGTGCAACCGAATACCGCGGTGATCTGGGCCGATGGCACGGACCCGGTTTCGCCGCCGCCCCCCGCCCGCGACGAGCCGCCGGTCGCCGACGTGCCGGTGACCGATCTGGTCGGGGCGCAGGAGCAGGCCGCGAAGCTGAGCGAATGGCTCACCCTCGCCCTCGACGAGCCCGAGCTGCTGCGCACGCTGGGCGCCGCGCCGCACCTGGGAGTGCTGATCACCGGGCCCGCCGGCGTCGGCAAGGCCACGTTGGCCCGGGCGGTCACCACCGGTCGGCACGTCGTCGAGCTGGACGGCCCGACCGTCGGCGCCGCGGAGATCGGCGCCCGACAGCACCGGGTCGCCGATGCGGTCGCCGGGCTGACCGGGCGCTCCGGTGTGCTGCTGATCACCGATATCGACGCGCTGCTGCCGGCCGTCGCCGAGCCGGTCGGCACGTTGATCCTGGAGCAGCTACGGGCGGCGGTCCGCACTCCCGGGGTCGCGCTGATCGCGACCACCGCGCACCCGGAGCAACTGGACGATCGGCTACGGGCGCCGGACCTGTGCGATCGCGAGCTGGCGCTCGGACTGCCGGACGCGGCCACTCGGCGCGCCTTGCTCGAACTGCTGCTCCGCAAGGTACCGACCGAGGCGTTGCAGCTGGACGAGATCGCTGCCCGAGCACCGGGTTACGTGGTCGCCGACCTGGCCGCGCTGTGTCGGGAGGCGGCCCTGCGAGCCGCGTCACGGGCCAGTCAGGAACACACCGAGCCGGCGCTCCGGCAAGCCGACCTGCTCGGTGCGCTGGCCGTGATCCGGCCGCTGTCTCGTTCCGGCAGCGAGGAACTCGCGATCGGCAGCGTGAGTCTGGACGACGTCGGCGACATGGTCGAGACCAAACAGGCACTCACCGAGGCGGTGCTGTGGCCGCTGCGGCATCCGGACTCGTTCGCCCGGCTCGGGATCGACCCGCCGCGCGGCGTATTGCTCTACGGCCCACCCGGTTGCGGCAAGACCTTCCTGGTTCGCGCATTGGCCAGCACCGGCCAGCTCAGCGTGCACGCGGTGAAAGGTGCCGAGCTGATGGACAAGTGGGTCGGGTCGTCGGAGAAGGCAGTGCGCGAGCTTTTCCAGCGCGCCCGTAACTCCGCGCCGTCGTTGGTGTTCCTGGACGAGGTGGACGCACTCGCCCCACGACGGGGACAGACCGGCGATTCCGGGGTGTCCGACCGGGTGGTCGCCGCCCTGCTCACCGAGCTGGACGGGGTCGAGCCGCTGCGCGACGTGGTCGTGCTCGGCGCCACCAACCGTCCGGACCTGATCGACCCGGCGCTGCTCCGGCCCGGCCGGCTGGAGCGACTGGTCTTCGTCGCGCCGCCGGACGCCGCGGCCCGCGCGGACATCCTGCGCACCGCGGCCCGGTCGGTGCCGTTGGACGCCGATGTCGACTTGGCCGGGCTGGCCGCCGAATTGGCCGGCTACTCGGCGGCCGACTGCGCCGCGTTGCTGCGCGAGGCCGCGCTGACGGCAATGCGACGCAGCCTGGACGCCGCCGATGTCACCGCCGCCGACGTCGCGGCGGCCCGGGCAGTGGTCCGCCCCTCGCTGGACCCGGTTCAGGTCGAGGCATTGCGCCGGTATGCCGATCAGCGGAGCTGA
- a CDS encoding beta-ketoacyl-ACP synthase III yields the protein MPTPLETTTGAAATALLGLGVYRPARVVTNDEVAGPIDSSDEWIRTRSGIRTRRFAAADENVITMGIAAGRDALASAGIEPGQVGTVIVATSTHWYQTPGCAPQIAVGLGMASPAAFDISAGCSGFCHAVALASDLVRGGTARYVLVIGVEKLTDTLDATDRSTAFLFADGAGAVVVGPSDEVRIGPTVWGSDGSQKDAITQTKDTLSYIDDPDPGKVRPYLQMSGSAVFRWAAHSLEKVCREALDRAGVAPDQLDAMIPHQANGRIIEIMAKVLGLRPDCAVANDIETSGNTSAASVPLAMEELLRTGKARPGDTALLIAFGAGLTYAAQVVTLPELAA from the coding sequence GTGCCCACCCCGCTCGAGACCACAACCGGCGCAGCCGCCACCGCACTCCTCGGTCTCGGGGTGTACCGCCCGGCCCGGGTGGTCACCAACGACGAGGTCGCCGGTCCGATCGATTCCAGCGACGAGTGGATTCGCACGCGTTCCGGTATCCGCACCCGCCGGTTTGCCGCTGCCGACGAGAACGTGATCACGATGGGGATCGCGGCCGGCCGGGATGCGCTCGCGTCGGCCGGGATCGAGCCGGGGCAGGTCGGTACGGTGATCGTGGCGACCTCCACGCACTGGTATCAGACCCCCGGCTGTGCACCGCAGATCGCGGTCGGACTGGGTATGGCGAGCCCGGCCGCGTTCGACATCTCGGCCGGCTGTTCCGGCTTCTGTCACGCGGTGGCACTCGCGTCCGACCTGGTGCGCGGTGGTACCGCTCGCTACGTGTTGGTGATCGGGGTGGAGAAGCTGACCGACACCCTCGACGCCACCGACCGGTCGACGGCGTTCCTGTTCGCCGACGGTGCCGGCGCGGTGGTGGTCGGTCCGTCCGACGAGGTCCGGATCGGCCCGACGGTGTGGGGTTCGGATGGTAGCCAGAAAGATGCCATCACCCAGACCAAGGACACGTTGAGCTACATCGACGATCCCGATCCCGGGAAGGTGCGGCCGTACCTGCAGATGTCCGGATCGGCGGTGTTCCGATGGGCGGCACACTCGTTGGAGAAGGTGTGCCGGGAAGCGCTGGATCGTGCCGGGGTGGCGCCGGATCAACTCGACGCGATGATTCCGCACCAGGCCAACGGTCGGATCATCGAGATCATGGCGAAGGTACTGGGCCTGCGGCCGGACTGCGCGGTCGCGAACGACATCGAGACCTCCGGCAACACGTCCGCGGCGTCCGTCCCGTTGGCGATGGAGGAGCTGTTGCGGACGGGTAAGGCGCGTCCGGGCGACACGGCATTACTGATCGCGTTCGGCGCCGGCCTGACCTATGCCGCGCAGGTGGTGACGCTGCCCGAGCTGGCGGCCTGA
- a CDS encoding Na+/H+ antiporter subunit A codes for MLAILVALALAALAAPLCIRRFGRNGFLLLALVPAGCLGWVLANWGTGQPSEDRRENLPWAPEIGMDLTLRLDRLAAIMALLVLGIGALILIYCARYFTDDEPRLGRFAAELVAFAGVMFGLVTSDNLLVLYTFWELTSALSFLLVGHYAERATSRRAATQALLVTTAGGLAMLVGIIMLGEAGGSYLLSDLVANPPSGRLVDVAVVAILVGALSKSAVVPMHFWLPGAMAAPTPVSAYLHAAAMVKAGVYLVARLAPGFAHTPAWQPTVVVLGCASLLLGGWRALQAYDLKLILAFGTVSQLGLLIVLVGSGTHDAALAGVSLMLAHAMFKAALFMVVGIIDHTTGTRDLRKLAYLGRRAPALAITATVAAFSMAGLPPTLGFVAKEAGLAALAPTSPNLADIATLAAVVLGSTLTVGYSVRLIVDSFGDKHRSQPTGPVATMHRPGTLFLTVPALLAAGGLAAGIAAPWVGRLVEPYARTLPGSGDYHLGLWHGFGLPLGLTVLAVAGGCAIYLSADRIRRFSARRLRIGNADRAYDAVLSALDLISLQMTSTTQRGSVALTQATILVTTVTLPSVVLLLGDRPHELELRRWDSPVQPAVGVLILAAALAATVLRQRLAAVLCIGITGYGCGVLFALHGAPDLALTQFLVETLTLVIFVLVLRKFPAELNPKSIAGHKVPRALLAITVGVCVPVLAIFATAARHDSPIALQLPDAAYHLGNGKNVVNVLLVDIRAWDTLGEISVLLVAATGVASLVFRSRRFGLAPRVTDAQSPPSDGDEIPWLRAGALLDPRYRSLVVEVTTRLLFPTIMVLSAYFFFAGHNAPGGGFAGGLTAGLALVLRYLAGGRYELGEALPVDAGQILGAGLICAAGTAAVSLLLGAPVLSSSTLEFELPLIGSVKLVTALFFDLGVYLIVVGLVLDVLRSLGARLETKQ; via the coding sequence GTGCTCGCCATCCTGGTAGCTCTTGCCCTTGCGGCGCTGGCTGCCCCGTTGTGTATCCGCCGATTCGGCCGTAACGGCTTCCTGCTCCTCGCCCTGGTGCCGGCCGGTTGTCTGGGCTGGGTGCTGGCCAACTGGGGCACGGGGCAGCCGAGCGAAGACCGCCGGGAAAACCTGCCGTGGGCGCCCGAGATCGGGATGGATCTCACGCTGCGGCTCGACCGGCTGGCCGCGATCATGGCGCTGCTGGTGCTCGGCATCGGCGCGCTCATCCTGATCTACTGCGCCCGCTACTTCACCGACGACGAGCCCCGGCTGGGCCGGTTCGCCGCCGAGCTGGTCGCCTTCGCGGGCGTCATGTTCGGCTTGGTCACCAGTGACAACCTGCTGGTGCTGTACACCTTCTGGGAACTGACCAGCGCGCTGTCGTTCCTACTGGTCGGGCACTACGCCGAGCGCGCCACCAGCCGCCGGGCCGCCACCCAGGCATTACTGGTCACCACCGCCGGCGGGCTGGCAATGCTGGTCGGCATCATCATGCTCGGCGAGGCCGGCGGCAGCTACCTGCTCTCCGATCTGGTGGCGAACCCGCCGTCCGGCCGCCTGGTCGACGTCGCCGTCGTCGCGATCCTGGTCGGTGCCCTGAGCAAGTCCGCGGTGGTGCCGATGCACTTCTGGCTGCCCGGCGCGATGGCCGCCCCCACTCCGGTCAGCGCTTACCTGCACGCCGCGGCGATGGTGAAAGCCGGCGTCTATCTGGTGGCCCGGCTGGCCCCCGGCTTCGCACACACGCCGGCCTGGCAACCGACCGTCGTCGTGCTCGGTTGTGCCTCGCTGTTACTCGGCGGCTGGCGGGCACTGCAGGCCTACGACCTGAAGCTGATCTTGGCGTTCGGCACGGTCAGCCAGCTCGGGCTGCTCATCGTGCTGGTCGGCAGCGGCACGCACGATGCGGCTCTGGCCGGGGTGTCGCTGATGCTGGCACACGCGATGTTCAAGGCGGCCCTGTTCATGGTGGTCGGCATCATCGACCACACGACCGGGACCCGGGACCTGCGCAAACTCGCCTATCTCGGGCGGCGGGCGCCCGCCCTGGCGATCACCGCGACGGTGGCGGCGTTCAGCATGGCCGGACTGCCACCGACGCTCGGCTTCGTCGCCAAGGAGGCCGGGCTGGCCGCGCTCGCACCGACATCGCCGAACCTGGCAGACATCGCAACGCTGGCGGCGGTGGTGCTGGGCTCGACGTTGACCGTCGGGTACAGCGTGCGGCTGATCGTGGACAGCTTCGGTGATAAACACCGGTCCCAGCCCACCGGTCCGGTCGCCACCATGCACCGGCCCGGCACGCTGTTCCTGACCGTGCCGGCCTTGCTCGCCGCGGGCGGGCTCGCCGCCGGGATCGCGGCGCCCTGGGTGGGCCGGCTGGTGGAACCGTATGCCCGGACCCTGCCCGGATCCGGGGACTATCACCTCGGCCTCTGGCACGGCTTCGGACTCCCGCTGGGACTCACCGTGCTCGCCGTCGCCGGCGGCTGCGCGATCTACCTGAGCGCCGACCGGATTCGCCGGTTCTCGGCCCGTCGGCTGCGGATCGGCAATGCCGACCGGGCCTACGACGCCGTCCTGAGTGCGCTGGACCTGATCTCGTTGCAGATGACCAGCACCACCCAGCGGGGGTCGGTGGCACTCACCCAGGCAACCATCTTGGTCACCACGGTGACCCTGCCGTCCGTCGTCCTGCTGCTCGGCGATCGCCCGCACGAGCTGGAGCTGCGTCGGTGGGACAGCCCGGTACAACCCGCGGTCGGGGTGCTGATCCTGGCCGCGGCGCTGGCCGCGACGGTGCTCCGGCAACGGCTCGCGGCGGTGTTGTGTATCGGAATCACCGGCTACGGCTGCGGCGTCCTGTTCGCCCTGCACGGCGCGCCCGACCTGGCGTTGACCCAGTTTCTGGTGGAAACGCTGACCCTGGTGATCTTCGTCTTGGTGCTGCGCAAGTTTCCGGCCGAGCTGAACCCGAAGTCGATCGCCGGACACAAGGTGCCGCGCGCCCTGCTGGCGATCACGGTCGGGGTGTGCGTCCCGGTGCTCGCGATCTTCGCCACGGCGGCCCGGCACGACTCGCCGATCGCGCTGCAGCTGCCGGACGCGGCCTACCACCTGGGCAACGGCAAGAACGTGGTCAACGTACTGCTGGTCGACATCCGCGCCTGGGACACCCTCGGCGAGATATCCGTGCTGCTGGTGGCCGCCACCGGCGTCGCCTCGCTGGTGTTCCGCAGCCGTCGGTTCGGCCTCGCACCACGGGTCACCGATGCGCAGAGCCCGCCGTCCGACGGTGACGAGATCCCCTGGCTGCGGGCCGGCGCGCTGCTCGACCCGCGGTACCGCTCCCTGGTCGTCGAGGTGACCACCCGGCTGCTGTTCCCGACGATCATGGTGCTGTCGGCGTACTTCTTCTTCGCCGGACACAACGCCCCGGGCGGCGGTTTCGCCGGTGGACTCACCGCGGGGTTGGCGCTGGTACTGCGATACCTGGCGGGCGGACGCTACGAGCTGGGCGAGGCGTTGCCGGTGGACGCCGGCCAGATCCTCGGCGCCGGGCTGATCTGTGCGGCCGGCACCGCGGCGGTGTCGTTGCTGCTGGGCGCGCCGGTGCTGTCGTCGAGCACGCTGGAGTTCGAGCTACCGCTGATCGGCTCGGTGAAGCTGGTCACCGCGCTGTTCTTCGACCTCGGGGTCTACCTCATCGTGGTCGGCCTGGTGCTGGACGTGTTGCGCAGCCTGGGCGCCCGGTTGGAGACGAAACAATGA
- a CDS encoding phosphatidylserine decarboxylase: MARRPKPPGDQAEGGLTHVAGLIRAAVPPLHPAGLPFVAAPLAVAVLGRRHPWLRRTALGAAGASATFFRHPDRVPPTRSGVVVAPADGEVALVDTAAPPTELGFGPDPLPRVSIFLSVLDVHVQRIPVAGTVYTVAYQRGSFLSADLPEASDRNERNSVVIDTAAGARVIVVQIAGLLARRIVCDAAAGDLLRLGETYGLIRFGSRVDTYFPMGSRLLVEPGQRTIGAETVLGELP, encoded by the coding sequence GTGGCACGCCGACCGAAACCGCCGGGTGACCAGGCCGAAGGCGGCCTGACACATGTCGCCGGACTGATCCGGGCCGCCGTGCCCCCGCTCCATCCCGCCGGCCTGCCGTTCGTCGCCGCGCCGCTCGCCGTCGCGGTGCTCGGCCGTCGGCATCCCTGGTTGCGCCGTACCGCGCTCGGCGCCGCCGGTGCCAGCGCAACCTTCTTCCGGCACCCCGACCGGGTGCCGCCCACCCGCTCCGGCGTGGTCGTCGCGCCCGCCGACGGCGAAGTGGCGTTGGTCGATACCGCGGCACCGCCCACCGAGCTGGGTTTCGGTCCGGACCCGCTGCCCCGGGTCAGCATCTTTCTGTCCGTACTCGACGTGCACGTGCAACGGATTCCGGTCGCCGGCACCGTCTACACGGTGGCGTACCAGCGCGGCAGCTTCCTGTCCGCCGACCTGCCCGAAGCCAGCGACCGCAACGAACGCAACAGCGTCGTCATCGATACCGCCGCCGGCGCGCGGGTGATCGTGGTCCAGATCGCCGGCCTGCTCGCCCGTCGCATCGTCTGCGACGCCGCCGCGGGCGACCTGCTCCGGCTCGGCGAAACGTACGGGCTGATCCGGTTCGGTTCTCGAGTGGACACCTATTTTCCGATGGGTAGCCGGCTGCTGGTGGAGCCCGGCCAGCGGACGATCGGTGCGGAGACCGTACTCGGCGAACTGCCGTGA
- a CDS encoding HNH endonuclease signature motif containing protein encodes MAPESGTAALHTLRELERVHRRITGVGYGLIRQVAEAPPEEFGGQSARDVIADTLRITGPDAGARLAEAADLTPGLTLTGEPLEALLPTVARRVETGAIGREHVRVIRQFLCDLPSAVDLPTRMHAEQELADTAMTLRPDQLRKLARHLDAMINPDGRLEDESDRQRRRGITLGEQQRDTLSRISGWISAEFRGYLEAILAKLARPGACVPDDASGTAGGGPTPEAEPDGDEGGRDTRTVAQRNHDALLTALRDLLASDDLGQHRGLPVTVVVTTTLQDLERAARHAAAAETGPASGTTPAGNPTHAADHSATPPPEPPPPAGRKARTAGGTLIPMPDLIRMAAHSWHYLAVFDSHTDRPLYLGRTKRLASPDQRLVAAAQYGGCTFPGCARPAAECEYHHCNEWADWGPTDITNLAPACRKHHVLVDHGWTVRRTPTGRIEWIPPAWLDPDRKPRTNTYHRPGDRYRADSPAA; translated from the coding sequence ATGGCACCGGAAAGTGGCACAGCGGCGTTGCACACCCTGCGCGAGCTGGAGCGGGTACACCGGCGCATCACCGGCGTCGGATACGGTCTGATTCGGCAGGTCGCCGAGGCCCCGCCGGAAGAGTTCGGTGGGCAGAGCGCCCGAGACGTCATCGCCGACACCCTACGAATCACCGGCCCCGACGCCGGCGCCCGGCTCGCCGAGGCCGCCGACCTCACTCCCGGTCTGACGCTCACCGGCGAGCCGTTGGAGGCCCTGCTGCCGACGGTTGCTCGCCGTGTGGAGACCGGCGCGATCGGCCGCGAACACGTACGTGTTATCCGGCAGTTCCTGTGCGATCTGCCGAGCGCCGTCGATCTACCGACCCGGATGCATGCCGAGCAGGAGCTGGCGGACACCGCCATGACATTGCGACCCGACCAGCTACGCAAACTCGCGCGGCACCTGGACGCAATGATCAACCCGGACGGCCGCCTGGAAGATGAGAGCGACCGCCAGCGTAGGCGCGGAATCACTTTGGGTGAGCAGCAACGTGACACGCTCAGTCGGATCAGTGGGTGGATCTCGGCTGAGTTTCGCGGTTACCTGGAGGCGATCCTCGCCAAGCTGGCCCGCCCCGGCGCGTGCGTTCCCGACGATGCGAGCGGCACCGCCGGCGGCGGGCCTACCCCCGAGGCCGAACCGGACGGGGACGAAGGCGGCCGGGACACCCGGACCGTGGCCCAACGCAACCACGACGCGCTGCTCACCGCACTTCGCGATCTACTTGCCTCCGACGATCTCGGCCAGCATCGCGGCCTTCCGGTGACGGTCGTCGTGACCACGACGCTGCAGGATCTGGAGCGCGCCGCCCGACATGCGGCAGCCGCCGAGACGGGCCCCGCCAGCGGGACTACACCAGCCGGCAACCCGACACATGCCGCCGATCACTCGGCGACACCGCCACCGGAGCCGCCACCCCCGGCCGGCCGCAAGGCGCGCACCGCGGGAGGCACGCTCATTCCGATGCCCGACCTGATCCGGATGGCCGCGCACTCCTGGCACTACCTTGCGGTTTTCGACAGCCACACCGACCGACCGCTGTACTTGGGCAGAACCAAACGGCTGGCATCACCTGATCAGCGGCTCGTCGCAGCCGCTCAGTACGGTGGGTGTACCTTTCCCGGGTGCGCCCGGCCGGCGGCAGAGTGCGAGTATCACCACTGCAACGAATGGGCCGACTGGGGGCCGACCGACATCACCAACCTGGCTCCGGCCTGCCGTAAGCACCATGTGCTCGTCGACCACGGTTGGACGGTACGACGTACCCCGACCGGCCGGATCGAGTGGATTCCGCCCGCCTGGCTCGACCCGGACCGTAAGCCCCGGACGAACACCTACCACCGCCCGGGTGACCGTTATCGCGCCGACTCGCCGGCCGCATGA